The following proteins are encoded in a genomic region of Sulfurovum indicum:
- a CDS encoding FKBP-type peptidyl-prolyl cis-trans isomerase, whose translation MAIEKENSVVGIEYEVKEAGTTEIVDSNKGAQPLEFVMGKGQIIPGLENALVGMNEGESADILVKAADAYGEVNPEAVQVLPIEQFEGVDLQEGMTLYGQGENGQTVQVVVKSFNDKEVTIDFNHPLAGKDLMFSVTVLSSREATADEAATGQVGGGHGSESCGSGCGCH comes from the coding sequence ATGGCAATTGAAAAAGAAAACAGTGTAGTAGGAATTGAGTACGAAGTAAAAGAAGCGGGTACTACAGAGATCGTAGACTCCAACAAAGGTGCACAGCCACTTGAGTTCGTAATGGGCAAAGGACAGATCATTCCCGGTCTTGAGAATGCATTGGTAGGCATGAATGAAGGCGAGAGTGCCGATATTCTTGTAAAAGCTGCAGATGCATACGGTGAGGTGAATCCTGAAGCAGTACAGGTACTTCCGATCGAGCAGTTCGAGGGTGTGGATCTTCAGGAAGGTATGACACTTTACGGACAGGGTGAAAATGGACAAACTGTTCAGGTTGTTGTAAAATCGTTCAATGACAAAGAAGTGACGATCGATTTTAACCACCCTTTGGCGGGGAAAGACCTAATGTTCTCTGTTACAGTTCTCTCTTCAAGAGAAGCAACAGCAGATGAAGCTGCAACCGGTCAGGTCGGTGGCGGCCATGGAAGTGAAAGCTGCGGTTCAGGGTGCGGCTGTCACTAA
- a CDS encoding pyrroline-5-carboxylate reductase, with protein MQTITFIGNGNMAKSIAQGLKGKYNIEVVGRNMERLDAFEAALGKKVEKFPLDDFDITDKTILLCVKPGNLESVAKQLKGKAKLLLSVLAGVPVEKLKKKIKSKAVVRAMPNLAASAGASMTTLTGDAEHREEAEVLMRSAGSVLWLESEKEIDIATALAGSGPAYLALIAEALADGAVNQGLKREDAMLVMRGLFAGFGKLIQEMHPALLKDSVMSPGGTTAAGYSTLEKGRVRASCMEAVEKAYKKAVDLSS; from the coding sequence ATGCAAACCATCACATTTATTGGTAACGGAAACATGGCTAAGAGTATTGCCCAGGGGCTTAAAGGCAAATACAATATCGAAGTGGTCGGACGCAATATGGAAAGACTTGATGCTTTTGAGGCAGCACTGGGAAAAAAGGTAGAGAAATTCCCTCTGGATGATTTTGATATTACAGACAAGACTATCCTGCTGTGTGTAAAGCCGGGGAATCTGGAAAGTGTCGCAAAACAGCTGAAAGGAAAAGCCAAACTGCTTCTCTCTGTACTTGCAGGCGTACCTGTTGAGAAACTTAAGAAAAAGATCAAAAGCAAAGCAGTGGTAAGAGCAATGCCGAACCTGGCTGCGTCAGCAGGTGCTTCCATGACAACCCTTACAGGTGATGCAGAGCATAGAGAAGAGGCTGAAGTGCTTATGCGCAGTGCAGGCAGTGTTTTATGGCTGGAGAGCGAAAAAGAGATCGATATTGCAACGGCATTGGCAGGTTCAGGCCCTGCCTATCTTGCACTTATAGCAGAAGCACTTGCAGACGGTGCGGTCAATCAGGGACTTAAACGGGAAGATGCTATGCTGGTAATGCGGGGGCTCTTTGCCGGATTTGGTAAACTCATTCAGGAAATGCATCCTGCCTTGCTGAAAGACAGTGTTATGTCCCCAGGTGGCACTACTGCTGCCGGATACAGTACTTTGGAGAAAGGCAGGGTTCGGGCAAGTTGTATGGAAGCTGTAGAGAAAGCCTATAAAAAAGCGGTTGATCTTTCCTCCTGA
- a CDS encoding glutamate-5-semialdehyde dehydrogenase, translating to MEVFLQEAKASSRVLAQLNGAQKNRVLREMAKALRMQSREILNANALDMADADKNDLTPALKERLFLDETRIEAMAVAIEEIAALKDPVGRVLDGWLTEDGLKIEKVSIPIGVIGIIYESRPNVTSDAAALSFKSSNVCVLKGGKEAQHSNVAIAKVLQSVLKANGLPQALISLLPDASREGVSKLIKMDRYVDLIVPRGGEGLIRYVSENATVPVVKHDKGQCHTYIDADANIENAIAIALNAKVQRPGVCNAMETLLVDRVIAEEVLPQLKEVFDSAHTQLKGCDETRKSIDVERATEQDYDTEYLANILNIRVVDGVEGAIDHILRFGSGHSEAIITENITTAERFLNAIDAAAVYVNASTRFTDGGAFGFGAEVGISTNKLHARGPMGIEGLTTYKFKIYGSGQIRQ from the coding sequence ATGGAAGTATTTTTACAAGAGGCGAAAGCATCTAGCAGAGTATTGGCGCAGCTGAACGGTGCTCAAAAGAACCGTGTACTGCGGGAAATGGCCAAAGCACTGCGTATGCAAAGCAGAGAGATCCTTAATGCAAATGCGCTTGATATGGCTGATGCGGACAAGAATGACCTGACTCCTGCACTGAAAGAGAGGTTGTTTCTGGATGAAACACGTATCGAAGCAATGGCAGTAGCGATCGAGGAGATCGCTGCATTAAAAGATCCTGTCGGACGTGTACTGGACGGATGGTTGACTGAGGACGGACTCAAGATTGAGAAGGTTTCCATTCCTATAGGTGTGATCGGAATCATATATGAGTCAAGACCAAATGTCACCTCAGATGCAGCAGCACTCTCTTTTAAAAGTTCCAATGTGTGCGTACTCAAAGGAGGAAAGGAGGCACAGCATTCCAATGTGGCTATTGCAAAAGTATTGCAAAGTGTACTTAAAGCAAATGGTCTGCCCCAGGCGCTTATTTCACTTCTTCCGGATGCATCACGTGAGGGTGTTTCCAAGTTGATAAAGATGGATCGATATGTAGATCTTATTGTACCGCGTGGTGGGGAAGGGCTTATTCGGTATGTTAGTGAGAATGCGACCGTACCGGTAGTCAAACACGATAAAGGACAGTGTCATACCTATATTGATGCAGATGCAAATATTGAGAATGCCATTGCTATTGCACTCAATGCCAAAGTACAGCGTCCCGGAGTCTGTAATGCTATGGAGACACTGCTTGTGGACAGGGTGATAGCAGAAGAAGTGCTGCCTCAGCTGAAAGAGGTATTTGACAGTGCTCATACACAACTCAAAGGGTGTGATGAAACACGTAAAAGTATTGATGTAGAGAGAGCAACGGAGCAAGATTATGACACGGAGTATCTTGCAAATATTTTGAATATCCGTGTGGTTGATGGTGTCGAAGGAGCAATCGATCATATCCTCCGTTTTGGATCGGGACACTCTGAAGCGATCATTACAGAGAACATTACAACAGCAGAGAGGTTTCTTAATGCTATTGATGCTGCGGCAGTCTATGTCAATGCCTCAACACGTTTCACGGATGGCGGTGCATTCGGATTTGGGGCTGAGGTAGGTATCAGTACCAACAAGCTGCATGCAAGAGGGCCTATGGGGATTGAAGGCTTGACGACCTACAAATTCAAGATTTACGGAAGTGGGCAGATACGGCAATAA